Genomic DNA from Corylus avellana chromosome ca4, CavTom2PMs-1.0:
acttttcctttaaaaaagaaaagaaaaaaaaaagtcgtgcctaattaaatattatttattcgcTAGCTCTACCGCGAAAGGACCAAACTGCACAAAAGGAGCAGTGAGAGTAAAAGCAGCTAGGTTCTTTCCCTTGCGTACATTTTCTTTCTGTGATATGTCCAAACTGGGGAGCACGTTCATTGGGAAGTTGAGTGCCGCTTTTCAGTTGAGGGCATTTTGAGAACCATCTACGAAGGTTTCATAGCACTACAATTATATGTCTCTGGAGAAAAAAAGCATAAGAATGcatgtgaaaatgaaaatgaaaatgaagcaatatatatatatatcgtctTTATCGATTACACAAACCACGTTATGAGGAAGTTAGCTAGCTAGGAATCCTCACATCACATGCTTTTTCCATCACTTTTCAATGGCGATCCACTTTAATTAACTTTCACCGTCTAAAGTCTCTTTaaactccctttttttttctgttttaaatatgaaaattaaaagaaatgtgCCCCTGCCGGCTGCCACCCCAGaagaatcttcttctttttcatctaCATGCTGCATGCCATCACTCACAATATCATCGTCCTCTAACGACGaatattatatatgaaaatgatatCTACTGTGCGTGCACTGTGCACCCAAATTGAAGCCGAAGCCCAGGCTTGCTAGAAAAAGACGGGTATGTCGTACGTGTCTACCCTATAGCCTCATGCCACGTGGTTTGGTAATCTATGGGAGACTGCTGTGCTCACAAGTTATAGTCATATATATAGGCAAATGCTAAAGCCCATCCAtataagcttatatatatatatataagctttctCCTTTCTATATAAACCCATCCAACTCTTCACTATTTCCTTCATGCTAACGCTTCTTAATTTCTTGGTTACAACTTACAACCCTAGCTCTCTAACACTCTGCACAACGTACTTGcgcttttcttctctttctttcgtGGTGGTTTCTTTGTCTGTTTTAAGCTCAGAGAATGAAGAACAAAGCTTCCCACGCCCTGAAACAGATAATCTCTACCTTGATTTCTATTGCTAAAGCCAAATCAATGGCCCTCAAGAGCAAAACCAGCGCAGCCAAATCCCGCCTTGTAATGTTCTCCTTGTTGAAGAACAAGAAGGTTATACTGGACTCACTGTCCCACAAGATTCATAGACTTCTTGGTGGGCAGCATGACAAGGAAAGCCAATCCGAGGCAGATGACGACGAGAGCAAGGCCATAGTTCTCTACAATGCCATGGCAAACGAGTCGACTCTTACCCAGTTGGTGGAGGTGGATGATGAAGATGACAAGTACCCAGATCTCAGGCACTCGTTATTTGATGAAGAGGAATTCGAGTTTGAGGATCAGGGTGGATCCATCGTTGATCTGGTGAGGAATTCCAAGGAAGAAGGGGAGAATTTCAGCCTGGAAGATGAGATTGACCAGGTTGCAGACTTGTTTATAATGAGGTTCCATAAACAGATGCGCTTGCAAAAGCTGCAATCATTCAAGCGGTACCAAGAGATGATGGAGAGAAGTCTTTGATTAATCAATCAATACTTCAATACTAGTGCGTGCAAGTGTAGGGAAGATCCTGTTCCAGCTGCTTGAATCTTGATTCATGACcggaaaagaaatgaaaacaaatggAAACTATCTCTCATCTCTGGGCTGACTTCTTCTGCTACTCCCATCCGGCCCATTGCCTCTCTTCTACACTACTGGATTTCCTATCTTTGGTCTTTGGGCCAATAATTAAAGCtgttttcttatatattatttatattttctactATATATCTTTTAGAAACTTATCTGTAATTTTACATATAAGGCTGTAACACTAGTGTAGAATTTTAATATCCAATAAAATTCAGCCAGCAGCTAGAACTGCTTGTTTCATTTGGTATAAGATTTGGGATAgtgacaaaaatttaatattatgtGAAACGGGCGGGGTGAGTCATGGCAAAACATtccaaattttatataaattatttatctttttaatatcAGATCGGAGTGTTACAATCACTTTctttaaaaccttaaaattatACAATGTTTCTAGTACCACATAAAGTTACAACTTAGCTGGGATGTTATTTGtaactacttaaaaaaataaaaaaataatcacatATGTTTTATGGCTTAAAAATGACATAtctataataaattataaatatcaatttctCTCACttaacaattattatttttatagactatCAACTTTATAGTCTTTATATGAAATATTCATTTTCTCATTATAGAACCGGACTTTACAGGAGTGTAACACTCTGGCTGCTAGCTGCTTTATGACCGAGTCATCACTTTCTCCCACGCTTGATTATAATGATCTAATATGTCTTAATTCGAAAGAGGGGCAATTGTAAAGTCTAAATGAAGGTACTTTTGGCCCACAAATTACAATAACAAACGTTGTCCGTTGTCATTGAGCCActtatgtcaaaaaaaaaaaaactaactaactagcaaaaaaatgttgttcttcatgttcAGTCGAAATTCAATGTATGGAAATTGAAAAGACTTTCTTGTTGTTAAGAGTTTGAGAAGCTAGAGATAGTAGCTTTGAAGATTTTATATTAAGGCATTAAGCGGGtgtttaaaaagataaatatataagaaaatgttGAAATGTAGGAAACTTGATAATCATTTTGGTGATAGGATGAatgcatttttaattatatgaaaatggCTGTAATCGTCAAGCCAAGTTAAACTTTAGGATTTTAAGACTGGCTCGTTATGAAGATGCTCATTCGAACCGAGCTATAAAATGTGTGTTCAAGTTCGGCTCGTTTAAAGTTCAGGCGAGATCGAACTCAAGTTCGAGTTTGTTGAAAATGCTATTCGAGCCGAACCGGGCtcaactcgagctcgagctaagctattcaattatttaatatatGATCCAAGCAGAGTTCAAGTTCGAATTTTAAAACAAGCCATAgacatttatctatagtataaatataaatattaagtaatttatattacatatattacttaattactaatatacatacttaaatttatataattaatttttagcaATATGTATATATGAATGAGCTAACGAGTTGGGCAAACGAATCGGTCGAGCGTTAAACGAGCTGATCTCGTGAGCTCCTATTGAGTCTTCTCGAGCGAATCGGGTATGTATCATTTACTAATCGAGTTGTTTGTACAGTATTGAACTCGAGTTcgagtttgagttaaactgagAGGGTATCGAGTGGGTTGTCGAACAAACTGGTTTATTTACGACCCTAATAAATAGTGAAAGGATGCAATTTAGAAAGGGAAGGAAGAATGTactaaaataaagagaaactCTAAAGATCAATATTTTGCATATAGTTGGTTaatctcatcctacaaattaacaattaaatttgtagatttaCGTAGAccctacataaattaatagtaaactctacaaatttaattgttgatttattaaatttgtaagaaaataagaaattaaattactaaatataagaaatttattGACCTTATAAGTTCttataaataagagaaatgctataatctaataaaactcCCACATTTTGTCAATTAAAATCTTAGGTGGCAAAGTGTTATTTGTTTAGTTGATGTAAAATGGTACATGATCAAAGTTAATGGCAAATGACATTTTGCTACGCATatctcaataaataaataaataaaaaaacgacaCTTATGATTTAGTCGGGGAAGGCCACGTAGGTAAAGGAACACAAAACTGGCGCCAAAACCTCCCGCCAAAATGAACGGGCGGATCGGACTAGTGGGTGGGTTTGCCTGTCTATTGGGTGCCCTAAGGTGCTAGAAAGGCCGCAAGAAGGGTGCTCtgaaaccaaacaaacaatCCGCAGAGAGAAAAATGGCAGGAGAAGAAGGGCCTTCGTCACCGGAGTCGCCGACCTCCGCAGGGTTCAACAGCGATCAGCTTCCTTTCACCAGCCGCACCTCTGAGAACTTCACCGACGATGATGACGAAGCCGCCGTCGATCCCGAGATCATCCGCGACGAGCCCGAAGAGGTCGAGGAGGAGGACGACGGAGAGGATCTTTTCAACGACGCTTTCTTGGAGTAAGTCTCATCTTTCGTTTTTCATTTTCCCTCGATTCCCTCTCTCtgatttcatttcaattaatttgtgattttttttgtttggaaattaaaacaaaaatgaaatgcaGCGACTATCGGAGGATGAATGAGCAGGATCAGTACGAGTCGGTGGGGCTGGATGACTCTCTGGAGGACGAGAGGGATTTGGATCAGATCTTGCAGGATCGCAGGGCTGCCGAATTAGAGCTTCAGGCCCGCGACGGCCGCGTCAACACCAACCGCAAGCTTCCTCAGCTTCTCCATGACCAAggttatttctttctatttttcatgaCCTGGATTCTGCCTTGTTATTTTGCTAGTAAAATCAGATTTATGGACTAATAACCCCCAACCTATCTAGATGAACTAGAAACCAAGTATTTATGCTCATGCCCTGACTTGAGAGTTGGGTATTGATGCTTAAGTGTTCAACACATGCCAAACTTTTCATTCTAGTATGCCTTAGCTCTTGTTCTTACTTCTTACTGTACAAAACAAATTTCGATAAACCATAAC
This window encodes:
- the LOC132179558 gene encoding uncharacterized protein LOC132179558, which produces MKNKASHALKQIISTLISIAKAKSMALKSKTSAAKSRLVMFSLLKNKKVILDSLSHKIHRLLGGQHDKESQSEADDDESKAIVLYNAMANESTLTQLVEVDDEDDKYPDLRHSLFDEEEFEFEDQGGSIVDLVRNSKEEGENFSLEDEIDQVADLFIMRFHKQMRLQKLQSFKRYQEMMERSL